In Solanum lycopersicum chromosome 3, SLM_r2.1, the genomic stretch ACACTTCAAATTTTCTTCGATTAAGATGTACGTCCTGACACAActtaaaaaactcaaaatttcaagtttcgacTAGCAAACTTGACCAAATGGAAGACAACAAGTATACTAGTATCTCATAATCGTTCAAAGAATAGTTCATTCTTGAGCCTATAAGTATCTAAACTTGCAACTTTCAAAACTGTAACACATTTATTCCTATCCCTTTTATTTAACTTCATTGACACTATAATTGCTAAAATGTTAAGAAAAGCAGTAGCTTTCTCACTTGAAAATGTCTGAACGGTCGCGAGAGAAGTTAAGGCATGCATCTTTCAACAAATTCATATCCGTATAAATACTCCCATCGCCGTCTTCACCCGTGCTCGTACTTTTTTCTGTAATGTATCCTTTGCTTTTCAAACGGTCCACGAAAGCAACCCATTCTGGCCATGGATGATTTCTAGGACTGACCAATGGTTCGATTGTTTTGGTCTCGAGTGTAGCTGAGGTACAATTGTAACTGCGGAACCGTACAACAGGACAAAGCAACGGCTTTGAGAATCGAAATGGAGAAAATGGAGAAGATATATTCGTAGGCTTGTTACAGTTACGAACAGTCGAAGCTCCAAGTAGAAAGAACAATCTAGAAGCTGACATtttaagctttttttttttcagaaaaccATGGCAGCTGAGATTGAAGAAAGTAGAGGGTTTTTGATAGGGTTTTGAAGTTCAAATGAAATTAGcagaaattgagaaaaattgaggggtgaaaagaaaaaacagaaaagaaaaatatttgcaacttcGTCCCTCTTGAAAATACTGTCTGAGCTTCATTATTTTTACAAGTGTTTCCCTAATAATGGGTGAGGTATGATAAGTTAGTAAATAATATCATCTAATTATATGGTAGTggtatttttgataaatttttgaattttagagATTAGTAACATTGTCTTGATATTGACTGAAATAAAATAGTATGGTATTAAAAGTTAAAGATAGTCGGAAGaagattattttatattcacttaatataatacaaataataaaaaagttaaatgcaacataaaattataaaattcaaatcaaaattttaaaaaataacacaattatTAGTAGTAATACATGCTATAGTAGAAGCTAAGTGGGCAGCAGGAGCAAAACGTGATTTCATTTCTAGTAAACTTATTGAGTTAAGCTATTTGTCTTTTGTTATAATCTCGTAGATAAGAAGGAAGATTTCAAAAACTTATATTATGTTTGctgctaattttattttacgaagctgtgttttatttttatataaatataaaacaatgaCAGATCACTCATTAACTAAATAAGATAACCACAATCATTAAAAATAGCCTTATAAAGATTAGTAAAATCACAAAGCAATGTAATTACCTCATTTGCTTTAATTGTGAACCCGTGCATTCTCTTTTTATCATcgaaagatgaaaaatatttccttAGTAATGCGTTATTCGTGTGTATTAAAAAActctaatattaaattaaaatatcttttttttgtaataatttcaGTTGGAGTAATGATTGTAATTAGTCATTTACCCATTTGTTTTGCTATTTTTGTAATGCgcaaaaaatagaaataattaatgtaattttatcataaataaaaggTGGTGGTTGATTTCAGTTGAACCAAAATTACAGTgtcaatataatacaaatatttttccaaaGAAACGGGGCTTATCTAAATATAGGTAAAACTTAGTGGGTCATCTTGTAATATTTTCGAAAATTTCATACCTTTTATGCTAATAtacaaaaaagataaaagattcaCAATTCCCTTCAACTTCTTGAATCCCATTCCCAGCTGAATGTTACCTTCTTTTTAGGTTTCCACTGCTCTATcctcacccccacccccactgTGCGGAAGAACAATCCAAGAAAGTATTATAAACAAACCCCCAAACTGAGCGTCGCTACGAAAAAAGTCAATCTTTGAGCAAATACAGAGTTTATTGGTGAAGAAATGGCGTCACAGTCAGCAAATTTATGGGTTTTGTTGGGATTAGGATTGGCTGGAATACTTTTAATGACCAGAAAGCTAAAGAAAGCTGTTAAAGCTGACTTTGGAGCCTTTGTTGAACGTCTTAAGCTTCTGCCACCGCCTCAGCCTCCTCCACCTAAAGCTCCTCATCCTCTTACTGGCCTTACTTTTGCCATCTCCGATGTGTAAGCTTCTTATTTCCAGAGAATTGGGAACTCTAGTTTTTGTTCTTGTTATTGTTTCTTTTATAGCACGTAAATTTCTCTTCTAACTATTTGACTTATTGTAAAACTCGACCCACCAatcaaaaaaagatttaatttgTACTCATTGACAGCAATATCAAATAAAGAGgatttgaatatgaaaatagaGGATTTTGATTACCGAAGTCCACGGTTTCATAATTTGAGATTGAGGTGCAGTTGATGTTTGGTTTTGTAAGTTGTAACTTATAACCAGTCTTCTTTGAGTGTGAGCTTTGCATTCTGCACTTGATGGCTGAAAGGAATAGTCTTGTTTCAACTAGATTCTGAAAATTGCATAGTTCTGTATGCTGACAATATTGTCTTCATCATTTTTTGAGTTACTATTTCTGATTTATATGCTTGGGATGGAGAGTCCAATAGAAGCCTTCTCAATTttgtctttattatttttgagttaCTATTTCTCATGTTTCATTTACTTGTCTTGGTTCTCTACTCGAAATTCATTTGCTTATTTTAGAACTACTGAAGTCATATCGAATTTTGATTGTCCAGATTCGATGTCAATGGATTTGTGACAGGGTTTGGGAACCCAGACTGGTCAAGGACTCATGAACCTGCTAGTCAGACGTCCACCGTGGTCACCACACTTGTTGAAGGAGGAGCCACATGTACTGGAAGAACTGTTGTAGATGACATGGCATTTGGGTTTGTTCCTGACTCTTTCCACTGGTTAAAATTAGAACTCTTTTCTAAAATTGGTAGGATCCTGGATTTTTTGATTCTTTGGCTAGTGATGATTTCCATTTCTGTTGTGTTACACATATCTATGCTGCAATTTGGAATCCTTATCGTGATGTTGATCATTCTTGTCATCTTCACTGTACAGTATTAGTGGTGAACAGATGCATTTTGATACTCCAACAAATCCGGCTGCTCCTGCACGGATGCCCGGAGGGTCATCTAGTGGGGCTGCTGTTGCTGTGGCTGCAAAGTTTGTTGATTTTTCTTTGGGTTAGTTCTTTTGCGTCTCAAAATCATTTTGTCCATCTGTTGTCATTTTGTGGCTCGAGTATGCATTGCCATTTAGGTAAATTTTGAGTCACAATGTAAAGGACGAGCTCCTTGAACTTTGGCTGGTGTGCATCCTCCTGAATATTTGAAATCTGCAACATCTTTATTTGTGGTTAGAGGTACCACTTTCTATTTAAGTGGACAGGCTATCTAATGAAGCTTCTAACTCGATCTCAAATCTCAATTCAGATGGTCAAACTTCTATTTTGACCAAGTATAACGGCAACTGATTGATTTaggtaattgagttattaagaCAATGCCCTGTATTTGGACTCCAATGATGGTTAGGTAAAGTTCAAGAAAAAGCTCAAACTTCCTTGACCTCATTTCATAGTAATTATTTTGCggcaaaatttaaaagaaacaaTCATGAAGAAAAGCGTGCTTGTTGAATATAGATATATTATGCTGGTTTTATTGACAAGTTCTTTTTCACTTTAGCGCATCAGGTTTATGGAAATGAATACAGGGTAATAACCAATAAGCTCTTCTAAGTTACAGTACCATCTGTATCCAGGTACTGATGCTGTTGGAGGTGTGAGAGTACCTGCTGCATACTGTGGAGTTTTAGGGTTTCGGCCATCTCATGGGACAGTTTCTCACACCGGCATAATTCCTGTTTCTGCTAGTCTTGACACAGTTGGTATGTATGTCCATGCCATCTTCAGTTCAACTTAACATCTTTCACCTTcacttaattctttttttttttttgcggagtCTTTGAGCCTGACATGTTGGGATCATGTCACTGTACTAAGAGTCATATCCTTTTGATATGAGAAAAAGCTGTCCTTTTGTTGGGGTTTGAATAATCTGCTCGTCGTTTGGTTATATATAATCCTCGTGGTTCTTCTTGTGCTACTTGCTGGGTAAATATTCTATATAAGCTACCAGTGAATGACATGAAAGTTATGATTTCTCGAGTCATTTTGGTTGAAACAATGTTCGTGATTTGATTTAAATGttcactttattttaaaaaagaatcaagaaAGCGATGGGGATGACTTAAACTAAAGTCCAGTAGGTTTATATCTCGTCTTTTGTGGCCTTTGGATGTGTTGGTAACTTGGTATCTATGTTTATTGGATTCTTCATCACTCCAATACTGGTGTCAGCAATCTGACATGATACTGGTCAGTACAGGATTTTTACTGGATATCCTCAAGTGAAAGTCACTCTCCACTTCCAACCCAAGGGAGCAGTATGGAAGACCATTGACTTCTGGGGATAGGGTTGAAGTTGGGAGAGATGTAGGTCACCGTGTTGGAATTTCTCTTGATGAACATTTTATATTGCTATTGTTAAGTCTGGAATATAATTGGTATATATggattttacaaaattattaagTTGAATGCCATGCGTTGTACTTTTATCTGGTGTTCTATGTTTAGCTTTTAGTAAATTTGGACCAACTGCAGGATGGTTTGCAAGAGATCCCAGCATATTGCGCCGTGTCGGGCATGTGCTACTGCAGGTTCCATTTGCTGCTCAACGGAATCCAAGGAATGTTGTGATAGCTGACGATTGCTTTCAGTTACTAAAGTCTCCTGGTGATCGCATCAGTCAAGCAGTGACCAAAGCTGTCGAGAAGCTGTTTGGAAGTATGTGTTTGTAGTCTGGGCATCTGAtgagatttttcattttttacatcCCTTCCGAAAATCACCTCTTGCAGGACAAATCCTAAGACATGAGAATCTGGAAGCTTATTTAACCTCAAAAGTTCCAAGCTTAAAACTGTTTGCTGACAGAAAGTCCAATGGTGAAAGAAAATCTTCATCAACGAATTTGCTAGCATATGCTATGCATATACTTAGGAGGTGAGATGTAGGTTGATGCCTCAGAGATCACTAGGCACAATTATTACTGGTTTTAAGCATGAAGTATCTTATCTGATGGAAGCTTGCAAAAGTAGTCATGACATTATCTTGTTTGTGTTAGTTTTGGCCTCATTTTAAAGCATATATACTTGGTCACCTACTTGCTtgaaaaaaggggggggggggggttctatACTTGTTAAGAGCTTTTGACCACTAGAAAAATCTATTGAATTTTTATCTTACTGTCTCATCTATTTTTGGTGCGTCTAGTGTTACACATAAGTGATGTTCCTGCTATTTCTGTTGAGTGGTAATTTACCtcctaaatttaatttttttgagtgGTAATTGACATATCTAAATTTAGTTTCTATTGTCTGTGCACAGACACGAGTTCAAACAAAATCATCTGGAGTGGATCAATGCTGAAAAGCCCAATCTGGACCCTTTTATTTCTTCCCAAATGCAAGGAGCGCTAGAAATCACAGATACAAATATTGATAGCTGCCATGCAATTAGGAACGAAATGCGCTCAGCTCTAAATGATCTTCTGAAAGTAAGTAGTACTGGTGTTcaattagttgattttttttttttaataatgggTTTCCTGATTTCCTTCCAACCAATCCCTTGAATAACTCTTATTAGTATAGAGAAAACACATTAAACCAATCGAACTTGGCAGCATAACTTACTTAAACACTTAAACTATACGGGCATTTATTTTACCCCCCTAATTTCATTTCGCGTGAATTTAGTACCACCCTAACGGATGATGtggcaaaaaaagaaaagaaaaaaaattgaaagcgcattaaattattataattttttaaataaatgaaaaaaaagaaacccACCCACCCATTCTTCTTCAAACCCCCCCACCCCGCTTTCTCAAAACCCAACCTGCTCCCTCTACATGCTTGTCTCTTTTCCCTCAAACTCCCAACCTCATGCTTGTGTAATACTCTTGCCAATTTGAGGCTGGTACTATATTTTTGCGTGGTATTAGTTCATTTCAAATATGTTAAGGGGGGTGTTTAAACGCCCGTGTAATTTAAGTGCTAAAGTAAGTTGTACTACCAAGTTTAGGGTTGTTTTATGTGTTCTCTCACTGGTATATGTTAAGTCGATGTTCTTATGATGGGACTGCCTGATTTCTATCCAACCTACCCCTTGATTTGGTGGAAAACCCATCTCAGAAATGCTTGTCTATAAGGATTTATAACTTTCAGCTagtacttcatcatatcatactGTGAAGGTTAGTTGGTAACATTTAAGACCCCTTTTGACCATTAATTCGCGAACATTTCTTTGTTATTTACTGTTCCATCAGTTTCTGGTATTTCATGGTAAAAGCATTAAAACAATATCAAATGGATTATCTTAATGAGGCTGAATCTCTGCTGAACACGCTAGAATCACTACATTTATAGCAAACGAACCAGAATGTTGCCTGATGTAAATATTTCATAACCCTCTTAGGGAAAAAACTATTTCATGTTTTAATGAAACGTCATCTGAGAATATTACGATGAACCATGCATGATctgtatacatatttttaatggtTGAGCCTAGTGTCGAGCTGACTAAATATCTCAATCTCAGCTGATTTCATGAAGTTCTGCTGCTATTATTATGTTAAAGTAATCTTACTGGAATAGTATCTTGATGTCTTATGCTATCATCTTAATCTTTCTAAAATTAACTGTTTCAATAGGATGATGGAATTTTGGTCATCCCCACAGTTGCTGAGCCTCCTCCAAAGACTGGTGCAAAGGAGATTCAATCTGAGGACTACCAGATTAGGGCATGCTCATTTTCAAGCATAGCTAGCATGTCAGGTGGCTGTCAGGTgaatgtctctctctctctctctctctctctctctggtGATTCTGTACCCCAAGCACACAGAAATTTAAATTGGCCTTCAGTAGTTGATCAACCCAGCATTGAATCAGACTTCTCTAATCGTATATGCTTTCCTACTGTAGGTCAGCGTGCCAGCGGGATTTCATGATAAATGCCCAATTTCTGTGTCCTTTGTAGCAAGGCAGGGAGGTGACAGATTTTTGCTCGACACCATACAGACCATCTATGCAGATCTCCAGGAACAGGCAGAATTAGCCACAAAATCATCAGCATCTGGTAACGCCCTGAGCAAGGAAACATCTGCCGAAATGGCTAAAGAAAAGGTACACAAAGGATAATCTGCTGTCGATTTTTTTGAGTGACATTGCTGTCAATTTCTTGAATGTTGAGATCGCCATATCCATCTGTCAACTTTATTGTAATCTATGCATACTAAATGTACCTGGGATCAAGTTTCTGTGCTTGTTTCCTTGATGTTTTTTATTTGAGCCTGTCACTGCTCACTTGTTTTCCTGAACTACCCCACTTTTCAGCATCAGGCCTTTCTCTTTTGGTGCACAATACCCTGGTGCTTACACAAGAATCACATTTGCCTGATGcccattactttttttttttagtgctGAAACTGTTTTTGTCAGGGCAAGGATTTGTAGGTGAATCCTTAgcataccaaaaaaaaaagaatttaggcAGATTGAAGATCCCCTTAGCACACTATATCAGTTATGTGGGTTCATCCTCAAATAGGGAACATTAGCAAATAAGTGTTGTATATCCTATCTGACAGAATTCTGGAAAGGAATAAGTTGATGTGACCAGGTTTCTTCAGTCATTTAGCTGGGTGTGAAAGAATTATAGTATGGAGTCATAAGCCTAAGAGCAGGAGCTCAGTGATGTTAAGCCTTGACtgacaaatttgaaaaaaacatgAGAGCTCAGGAGTGAAAGTGACAAGTGGCTATTCTGCTAATGCACCTTCACTATTGCttttttctgtcatttttttggtttatttcgAGGCTCCCTTAGTATTCACAGCTTGGTTCTTAtactatataatttttcacAGGGTAATCAAGCCTTCAAAGAGAAACAGTGGCAGAGAGCCATTGGCTTCTACACAGAGGCTATCAAACTCAATGGTAACAGTGCAACATACTTTAGCAACAGGGCTGCAGCTCATTTGGAGATGCGAAAGTAATTTGTTTCTCCATTTTCCCCCATTTCTCCGTGATTTGTTTGTAAAATTCGTATATACTAATTTTTAGTTCTCTTTTCCAGTTTCCTCCAAGCCGAAGCTGATAGCAGTAAAGCCATTGATCTTGATAAGAAGGTGGGCCCTCCTAGCCATCTAagtttgttctttttcttttggtgTAAATGgaatgtgtgtgtgtggggggggggggggttgttgAAGGGGAATAGGAGACTTGCTAGATCTATTAGGCATTGTATAAGATTAAAGGTTTTTGGACAAAGATGGATATACTCTTTCGGGATTTGTAAAGTTCTGTTCTCAACACCTTCATTGGTggtaagtttttcttttgatacaATTGTTTCCTTACTCAAAAAAACATTGATGGTGTGGTCTCCTACCTCACCAGCCTCCCGTGTGTTTTGCTAGTTTATGTTTCAGTGTAACTCATTGTGACCTATTCACATTACAGAAAATAACTCAAATTGTTTTCTCATTGTTATCGTATGATTTTAGTTTCTAGTCTCTCTAGAAATTTTGTTGCTCTGTTGATCCTGGATAAGGTTTATGTGAGGTAGAAACAGAGTTAATTATTGGTCGTATCTTTTTGGGGTTCGGGAGATCTGGGAAGAAGGTTTTGGGTACTGCACTTGAGTATTCTGCATTTCATGGTAAAAAGTGATGACTGGTATAAGCTAGTAATGCTATACAAATTGCCACTATCTTGGTCTTGCTACCTGTCACATGCTTTTCTGAGGTGAAACATTCTTGCTGTTTCTTCTCCACAGAATGTCAAGGCTTACTTAAGAAGAGGCACGGCACGAGAAATGCTGGGCTACTACAAAGAGGCAATTGAAGGTGAGTCTCAACAACTTCAGCTGTTAATTCCTATTTCCTTCATGAGCAAACTTTACGGCTGAATCACATCACCTGAGGCACATTTGTGGAAAAAAGTACTCTAGGATGACTTGTGAAGGTCTAATTGTACCTAGTCATTGGAACAAACGTGTTCTCGGGAACTCATAGATGACCTGTCCATCCTAAAACTACTGTTTACAGTGTTCTCTGACACTCTAGTTTTCCTTATCATCTTCTGCAGATTTCAGATACGCACTAGTTCTTGAGCCAACAAACAAAAGAGCATCTCTGTCTGCTGACAGGCTGAAGAAGTTGTTTCCATAGTGCCTTTAGAAGGTAAACATGTTTAGAATGATTGCTGTTGCTGGACCCTTTCTGTGTCGAAGCTGGTCATCTCAGCAGAAATATGACAAATTGAATGACTAAAAATACGAGGAATGATGGCAGCTCAAAATTCTTTCTTTCTCGTGGTACTTTGAAGACAGAGCGGCCCCTTAGATATCGGCTACAGCTTAAAAATATACTAGAGTTTTGATGTCTAGTGCAATTTTGTTAGTATATTGCATTCAAATTGTAACTTTTTGAGCTATTACTTCATCGTTCAACATGaccaatttaattatttttggagTACACATCATTTGGAGTACTGTAACCTAAACGTTGTAAGGCTTTTCACGTCGGTTCACTACTCCCTCTGGAGTAAAACAAAAGGTTAAAGACGTGAAATTATTTCTAAATGGGTGATGATTTTTCCTGGATAAATAAGCGAGTTTAGCTGGTTATCATACAAGTCTTACCAGCCAGCACTCGGTACATCAAAATAGTATAAAGCTCTTTAGTATACTTTCCATCTGTTGATAATGTCAAAACAGGAGGGGAACTAGATCAAACTTTACAGGAATCTTGAGAACTACTGTTAGAGTTAACTGGAAATAGCATCAACCTAAACAAAAAGGGACCAAACTTTTTTGTATGGTTCATTCATCGTCATCCTCACAGGCAAACAGTTCATCAAGCTGATCATCTGTCCATTCAGGCAGTGACACTTTCGGAGCAATTGGCTGTCTATGATTGTTGACTTCATTAGTAATTGGAATTACTGGATCAATGTAGTTCTTTGTTGGACTCTCTCTTTTGTTCCTCGGAGTGAGGATTCCCTGGGAATTCTCTCCCATTTGCTGATTATTATCTTCATTAAAAGTGCCTCTGTTTCTGACTGTTCCTTCAGATCCTTTGGCACTACTCTGTATCTGCTGGAGATATTCTTTGTCATCAACTGAGGTTTTCTTAAAGCCACTGCTGTTGTTGCATATGTAGCTTCTATCTGGAAGTTGATTTTCCTTCTCCAATTGAATCTCACTACGAAAATTTCCACCTGCAGAGCACTCTATGGTCCTATCATCTAGGATATCTTCAACTGAAACATTGTCCATGATCTGCAGTGCACTAGCTTCTCTAGCAGAGGCTGATGCTGCGAAATTTAATGAATGATTAACCAGAATACTAGAAACCTTTCATATAGTATATAAACCAATGATAATGCAACTGACTTAGGAAAATCCTCCTAGTATATAGTACATAATAGAATATCAACCCTCACCATTTTCACGATCACTGTAGTTGAGTTCATATGCGGCTAGGCTGTTCACTAATGGAGGTCCACTTTCCTTGCAGAAAACCTGCACGTAAGGCACTTATAGCTCTTAGGAGGATATTCAACGCCTAATCAATTATGATACACGATTGACAAGTTCTTATAGCATTCTTCTGTTCTTATAGAATTTTCGAAGCTTATGTGGTACCCGGTGGAAGTGCATAAGTGGCTTAGTGCTCACTGTAGAATATCAAATTAGAGGATACAAGACAAACAACACCAACTTCCAGTAGTTTTCATCTAATAGCCTTACGCGTAACTCAAGATCTAAAACTATTGCATATAATTCCTTTGTCAATTGCAGATATTTTGTTAGTGTCTAAGAGCAAAGAAGAGATAGGGAGAGAGCACTAGAGAATGCTAACTCAGGATGAAGGAAGATATACCAATACATATTGACAGAACCAAGTCTCAGGCAACTATAAATCCATTACATGGACAAAGTAACATAACCACATAAGCAGAAAATTCAGGCACACAGATGTATGGAGATTAGAAACAAATATATGGTGATGATATCATTGATCTGATAGTCCTCTTAACAGACTTCTGCCAAAACCATTTCTATATCTACTGCATCCAATTATGTGAGTCGCACTAAGAAGAAATGAGGTTAATTGACATTGATGACATACAAATTTTCAgtgtttatttaattagttcTTCTAAATTGAAGCTTCATGAGTCATGACCACATGCAAAAG encodes the following:
- the LOC101265811 gene encoding outer envelope protein 64, chloroplastic; protein product: MASQSANLWVLLGLGLAGILLMTRKLKKAVKADFGAFVERLKLLPPPQPPPPKAPHPLTGLTFAISDVFDVNGFVTGFGNPDWSRTHEPASQTSTVVTTLVEGGATCTGRTVVDDMAFGISGEQMHFDTPTNPAAPARMPGGSSSGAAVAVAAKFVDFSLGTDAVGGVRVPAAYCGVLGFRPSHGTVSHTGIIPVSASLDTVGWFARDPSILRRVGHVLLQVPFAAQRNPRNVVIADDCFQLLKSPGDRISQAVTKAVEKLFGRQILRHENLEAYLTSKVPSLKLFADRKSNGERKSSSTNLLAYAMHILRRHEFKQNHLEWINAEKPNLDPFISSQMQGALEITDTNIDSCHAIRNEMRSALNDLLKDDGILVIPTVAEPPPKTGAKEIQSEDYQIRACSFSSIASMSGGCQVSVPAGFHDKCPISVSFVARQGGDRFLLDTIQTIYADLQEQAELATKSSASGNALSKETSAEMAKEKGNQAFKEKQWQRAIGFYTEAIKLNGNSATYFSNRAAAHLEMRNFLQAEADSSKAIDLDKKNVKAYLRRGTAREMLGYYKEAIEDFRYALVLEPTNKRASLSADRLKKLFP